A part of Plasmodium relictum strain SGS1 genome assembly, contig: PRELSG_00_v1_185, whole genome shotgun sequence genomic DNA contains:
- a CDS encoding fam-j protein, whose protein sequence is MLHIKFFFYSLQYAILINICISQEQHENLDLSSEEIYSNNYIRDKSHSIRNLIYTKDIEQDEIPDIPNISIDFSMEQQHSTTHKKKELHNMESLDGTTYLEKSKSHCLENSSDGVQNELPILTIEPIDFFCEPNYSSIITETEHSNISSIDTKNKEHENSHNLQYIFNYEPVTPNYRKGGLLELLLGDQYSTINYENILFTANNLIPTENANEESVESQMINDELSTEQQNLTTYMMEESSRSVNLMDIENEKCVGLENALPGSSKNQPTASIKNSKENSRLIKKYKRKSNKILENESNEEEINEIHKKILHYIQNCFIDLSARGMGVNDGNAQSCIRYLVNTKCHKSYDSDDNSNSNYLHVSSRGKDSPNRDIENLVYSLSTFFEREIYYLSNNTIPNLEKIKDSLRNEIVNKYSNLEKKLNINVFSLKALINEELLKINPYDFTKIKEYYDRNIRDTKSEESYNYILSFKHSVNYKFNKKEEIFQRMRELFEFFRELIPELEFMKQIDDVKSTIMDNFMHNKLFQPRFIQSCANFKRLFDLLESMDKYIGCVEESLKNGFLLRECTYKITTQHFIQPYSIRKAKSVQERFIKLQNIFDKLNLSYEDYNIIINSIFYFFNKENAKNRKELDNLLSKNNYISSMKMIQELLLEEEKCILEYHEEACKVFNLNLNEENKKGKNFNDFINDTKKVRHLSYANEILMELLGEAFIIKQVNIINKIRKLLIFINENSKKKNISHETKEILTKKHQLHLLSIIEAEKSKLEKIKLKIINLYLFSTLKSYIKTNISKKLYKKIMKIKSILERPYFMIYNKINEDNTKENIDNMQCILLALFHINQRLTDFTKNETE, encoded by the exons atgttgcatatcaaattttttttttattccttGCAATATGCtatattaattaatatttgtATCTCACAAGAACAGCATGAGAACCTAGATCTATCCTCAGAAGA aatttattcaaataattatataagagACAAATCTCATAGTATaagaaatttaatttatacaaAAGATATCGAACAAGATGAAATTCCTGATATACCAAATATATCTATTGATTTCTCCATGGAgca aCAACATTCAACTactcataaaaaaaaagagctTCATAACATGGAAAGTTTAGATGGCACAACATACTTAGAGAAAAGTAAATCACATTGTTTAGAAAATAGTTCAGATGGAGTACAGAATGAATTACCAATTTTAACAATAGAACCAATTGATTTTTTTTGTGAACC AAACTATTCAAGTATTATTACTGAAACAGAGCATTCTAACATAAGTTCAAtagatacaaaaaataaagagcATGAAAATTCACATAATCtacaatatattttcaattatGAACCAGTTACTCCTAATTATAGGAAAGGGGGATTACTTGAGCTACTCCTAGGAGa tcaATATTCAACtattaattatgaaaatatactCTTCACTGCTAACAATTTAATACCCACAGAAAATGCAAATGAAGAATCAGTTGAATCACAAATGATTAATGATGAACTTTCTACAGAACA ACAAAATTTAACAACTTATATGATGGAAGAATCTTCTAGATCAGTGAATTTAATGGAcatagaaaatgaaaaatgtgTTGGACTAGAAAATGCTCTTCCTGGTTCCTCTAAAAAtca ACCTACTGCatctataaaaaatagtaaagaaaattcacgcttaataaaaaaatataaacgaaaatcaaataaaatcCTAGAAAATGAAAGCAATGAGGaagaaattaatgaaattcataaaaaaatattacattaCATTCAAAATTGTTTTATTGATTTATCTGCTAGAgg taTGGGTGTTAACGATGGTAATGCACAGTCATGCATAAGATATCTAGTGAATACAAAATGCCATAAAAGTTATGATTCAGATGATAATAGTAATTCCAATTATCTTCATGTTTCTTCCAGAGGAAAAGATAGTCCTAATAGGGATATTGAAAACCTGGTTTATTCTCTTTCAACTTTTTTCGAAAgagaaatttattatttatcaaATAATACAATTccaaatttagaaaaaataaaagactCTTTAAGAAATGAAATAGTAAATAAGTATTCTAATttggaaaaaaaattgaacatAAAcgttttttcattaaaagcTCTTATAAATGAAGAACTACTAAAAATTAATCCATAtgattttacaaaaattaaagaatacTATGATCGAAATATAAGAGACACTAAATCAGAAGAaagttataattatattttatcatttaaacatagtgtaaattataaatttaataaaaaagaagaaatatttCAAAGAATGAGGGAgttatttgaattttttagaGAATTAATACCTGAACTTGAATTTATGAAGCAAATAGATGATGTAAAATCAACAATTATGGACAATTTCATGCATAATAAGTTATTTCAACCTCGATTTATTCAATCATGTGCAAATTTTAAACgtttatttgatttattagaATCCATGGATAAATATATAGGTTGTGTGGAagaatcattaaaaaatggATTTCTATTAAGAGAATGTACTTATAAAATTACAACTCAGCATTTTATACAACCTTATAGTATAAGAAAAGCTAAAAGTGTTCAAGAGCGTTTTATTAAacttcaaaatatttttgataaGCTGAATTTATCATATGAAGACTACaacataataataaatagtattttttatttttttaataaagaaaacgCAAAAAATAGGAAAGAATTagataatttattaagtaaaaataattatataagttCCATGAAAATGATTCAGGAGCTTTTATTAGAGGaagaaaaatgtattttaGAGTACCATGAAGAAGCCTGTAaagtttttaatttaaatttgaatgaagaaaataagaaaggaaaaaattttaatgatttcATAAATGATACAAAGAAAGTAAGACATTTATCTTATGCTAATGAAATCCTTATGGAGTTACTTGGAGAAGCgtttataataaaacaagtaaacattattaataaaatacgcaagttattaatatttataaatgaaaatagtaaaaagaaaaatatttcacatgaaacaaaagaaattttaacaaaaaaacatCAATTGCATTTACTTTCCATTATAGAAGCTGAAAAATCTAAATTggaaaaaattaagttaaaaataataaatttatatttatttagtactttaaaaagttatataaaaactaatatatcaaaaaaactttacaagaaaataatgaaaattaagTCAATTCTGGAACGTCCttattttatgatatataataagataaatgaagataacactaaagaaaatatagataatatGCAATGTATTTTACTCGCATTATTTCATATTAACCAAAGGTTGACAGATTTTACTAAAAATGAAacagaataa